Proteins encoded by one window of uncultured Draconibacterium sp.:
- a CDS encoding carboxylesterase family protein, protein MKTNRRDFFQTMGAGAAGFGLATTLPLASCAAPTESAPEADDEQILFIGDDIAIADTAYGKVKGFILRGITQFRGIPYGADTGGKNRFMPPQKPEPWNDIKPTVWWGNTAPQLMDGRYANAYSSFVDHWNYDDVSEDCLKLNVWTPALDGNKRPVLVWLHGGGYTNGNGIEQDGYMGENLSRKGDVVFVSINHRLGPIGFSDLSGVGGAKYKDSGNVGALDMVAALEWVNENIANFGGDPGNVTIMGQSGGGAKVCTVAAMPAAKGLIHKAVPLSGSTTQGMDQSYAQKLGEYVLKEAGLKPSEIDKLQEIPWKEYILIANKASQKMREEEGGSGLMRMGFAPVADGVNIPKGTFYSESGGVSSDVPMLLCTTFHEWGMARTNPEIEKITADEAKEMMKASAGFRGGFGDKAPAIYDAYAKVFPDAKPIEIMTLASSNRQSVVASATAKLNQSAPVYVAWFGWEPPMFNGRMRAFHCSDICFWFYNTDLMLTHTGGGARPRKLSEKMSDALLAFMKTGNPNCESLPEWPQFSAENGEVMILNDVCEAKNDPDREARKML, encoded by the coding sequence ATGAAAACTAATCGAAGAGACTTTTTTCAAACGATGGGAGCCGGAGCCGCCGGCTTTGGATTGGCAACAACACTTCCGCTCGCTTCATGCGCAGCCCCGACAGAATCGGCGCCAGAAGCTGACGACGAACAAATACTTTTTATTGGCGACGATATTGCCATTGCCGATACCGCATACGGAAAAGTAAAAGGTTTTATTCTGCGCGGAATTACGCAGTTCCGGGGTATTCCTTACGGTGCCGATACCGGTGGTAAAAATCGTTTTATGCCACCTCAAAAACCCGAGCCCTGGAACGATATTAAACCTACCGTTTGGTGGGGAAATACAGCTCCGCAATTAATGGATGGCCGTTATGCAAACGCCTATTCTTCGTTTGTCGATCATTGGAATTACGATGATGTAAGCGAAGACTGTTTGAAACTGAACGTGTGGACTCCTGCTCTTGATGGTAATAAACGTCCGGTTTTGGTTTGGCTGCATGGTGGCGGTTACACCAACGGAAATGGCATTGAGCAAGATGGTTACATGGGCGAAAACCTCAGCCGTAAAGGAGATGTGGTTTTTGTTTCGATTAATCACCGTTTAGGTCCGATTGGTTTTTCAGACCTTTCGGGTGTTGGTGGAGCAAAATATAAAGATTCAGGCAACGTTGGAGCTCTTGATATGGTTGCAGCACTGGAATGGGTGAACGAAAATATTGCCAATTTTGGTGGCGATCCGGGTAATGTTACCATCATGGGCCAGTCGGGTGGTGGTGCCAAAGTATGCACGGTGGCTGCCATGCCTGCCGCTAAAGGTCTAATTCATAAAGCGGTTCCTTTAAGTGGTTCTACAACTCAGGGCATGGATCAGTCGTATGCGCAGAAATTGGGTGAATATGTGCTGAAAGAAGCAGGGCTAAAACCTTCTGAAATTGATAAACTACAGGAAATCCCGTGGAAAGAATATATTTTGATTGCAAATAAAGCTAGTCAGAAAATGCGCGAAGAGGAAGGTGGAAGCGGATTGATGCGAATGGGTTTTGCTCCGGTTGCTGACGGTGTTAATATTCCAAAGGGTACTTTCTATTCCGAATCGGGCGGTGTTTCATCTGATGTTCCGATGTTGCTGTGCACTACTTTCCACGAATGGGGAATGGCACGTACTAATCCTGAAATAGAAAAAATTACAGCCGATGAAGCCAAAGAAATGATGAAGGCAAGCGCCGGTTTCAGAGGCGGTTTTGGCGATAAAGCACCAGCAATTTACGATGCTTATGCAAAGGTTTTTCCTGATGCCAAACCTATTGAAATAATGACTCTGGCGTCAAGTAACCGACAAAGTGTAGTCGCTTCTGCAACAGCCAAACTCAACCAGTCTGCACCGGTTTATGTGGCCTGGTTTGGTTGGGAACCACCAATGTTTAACGGCCGAATGAGAGCTTTCCACTGCTCTGATATTTGTTTCTGGTTTTACAATACGGACCTAATGTTAACGCATACAGGCGGCGGTGCTCGTCCACGTAAATTGTCAGAAAAAATGTCGGATGCGCTATTGGCATTTATGAAAACAGGTAATCCAAATTGTGAATCGTTACCTGAGTGGCCACAATTCTCTGCTGAAAATGGCGAGGTAATGATTTTGAACGACGTTTGCGAAGCGAAGAATGATCCTGACCGCGAAGCCCGGAAAATGCTGTAA
- a CDS encoding TAXI family TRAP transporter solute-binding subunit has protein sequence MALKFYTKFLFAFFLFVGFSEANGQETIDVGKTGWDVKRPVVAGACEAGCPWGELADFVQQAMEPMGYSVVICRNCNRMNGPRLVSENSYPPPLDEANLEDGTIYRINAKVDFGITSSAFLANAYKESFFGGGPYKNLRLIAKVEDPFYFLIATKKESGIESLEQVRDQGLPVRIFDTDGSMATILDYYGITSEEIEGWGGKRRVSYDEAMKDEFDIIAGFLATPSNNIESSYWTALSEKFDLYFMELPEDLLNKIAEQNIDSEHIVAQNGLLRGLDRRIKTLGRSGEAFFAREDTPEQAAYDIAKAIDKNRGALKWFIRIYSYDSNTVLSNFGVPLHPGAERYYREVGYIK, from the coding sequence ATGGCACTAAAATTTTACACGAAATTTCTTTTTGCATTTTTTCTGTTTGTAGGATTTTCAGAAGCAAACGGACAAGAGACAATCGATGTTGGAAAAACCGGTTGGGACGTAAAAAGGCCTGTTGTTGCCGGAGCTTGTGAAGCCGGTTGTCCGTGGGGAGAACTGGCCGACTTTGTTCAGCAGGCGATGGAACCCATGGGATATTCCGTTGTAATTTGCCGTAACTGCAATCGAATGAATGGTCCTCGACTCGTTTCCGAAAATAGTTATCCGCCGCCTCTCGATGAGGCGAATCTGGAAGACGGAACCATATACAGGATTAATGCAAAAGTTGATTTTGGTATCACGTCGAGTGCTTTTTTGGCGAACGCCTACAAGGAAAGTTTTTTTGGTGGTGGACCATATAAAAATCTGCGCTTAATCGCTAAAGTGGAAGATCCGTTTTATTTTCTGATCGCTACTAAAAAGGAGAGCGGAATTGAAAGTTTGGAACAAGTTCGTGATCAGGGACTTCCGGTGCGCATCTTTGATACCGACGGAAGTATGGCCACAATACTGGATTATTACGGAATTACTTCGGAAGAAATTGAAGGCTGGGGAGGAAAAAGAAGGGTGTCTTATGACGAAGCTATGAAAGACGAGTTTGATATAATTGCCGGCTTTTTGGCTACTCCGAGTAATAACATCGAATCATCGTATTGGACAGCGCTGAGTGAGAAATTCGATCTGTATTTTATGGAGTTACCTGAAGATTTACTGAATAAAATTGCTGAACAAAATATAGACTCAGAACACATTGTTGCGCAAAATGGATTGCTTCGTGGACTCGACCGTAGAATCAAAACACTGGGACGATCAGGCGAGGCTTTTTTTGCCCGTGAGGATACACCTGAGCAGGCAGCTTACGATATTGCAAAAGCAATCGATAAGAACAGAGGTGCACTAAAATGGTTTATCAGAATCTATTCCTACGATTCAAATACGGTCTTGAGCAATTTCGGCGTTCCTTTACATCCCGGAGCCGAACGATATTACCGCGAAGTTGGCTATATAAAATAA
- a CDS encoding MBL fold metallo-hydrolase, whose amino-acid sequence MNKIVVLAVLLFSLCNQAISQSVQNGPYTVTEISENVYHFEDGNDKNPPGQIFGDDGQIVNSNNCSDMYLIVGGEKALLIDLSNAVKWDETATESLRSLVYDRVANKKFFITVTHNHGDHLGMLPAFADDTKANFWIPEKEFEGRDIFPAERTDFFAENASFDLGGGVVINTTEVPGHTAHSTLFFLQGKDVVFSGDAIGSGSGVWLFNDESFYTYKKSIDKLIEYIEDPSNNINTEQLRIYGGHNWQSKKLGKLSAQYIYDMRLLIQEMAKGEVETEAMSSSFLKFLDTNFKYGTATITWNEEAADRYVDALKK is encoded by the coding sequence ATGAACAAAATAGTAGTACTTGCCGTGTTGTTATTTTCGTTGTGTAATCAGGCAATTTCACAATCTGTTCAGAATGGGCCTTACACAGTAACTGAAATTTCTGAGAACGTTTATCATTTTGAAGATGGAAATGATAAGAATCCGCCGGGGCAAATCTTTGGCGACGACGGCCAAATAGTAAATTCAAATAATTGTTCCGATATGTATTTGATCGTTGGAGGTGAAAAAGCCTTGCTGATCGATCTATCAAATGCGGTGAAATGGGACGAAACTGCAACCGAATCGTTGCGGTCGTTGGTTTATGATCGAGTGGCTAACAAGAAATTTTTTATTACGGTAACCCACAATCACGGCGATCATTTAGGAATGTTGCCGGCTTTTGCCGATGATACAAAAGCCAATTTCTGGATTCCTGAAAAGGAGTTTGAAGGACGCGATATTTTCCCTGCTGAGCGTACCGATTTTTTCGCTGAAAACGCTTCGTTCGACCTTGGTGGCGGAGTTGTAATAAACACAACCGAAGTTCCGGGGCACACTGCACATTCCACGCTTTTCTTCTTGCAGGGTAAAGACGTTGTTTTTTCAGGCGATGCCATTGGTTCCGGCAGTGGAGTCTGGCTTTTTAACGATGAGAGTTTTTATACCTACAAAAAGTCGATCGACAAACTGATCGAATACATCGAAGATCCGTCAAACAATATTAATACAGAACAACTCCGGATTTATGGCGGCCATAACTGGCAAAGCAAAAAACTGGGCAAACTTTCGGCGCAGTACATTTACGATATGCGATTACTGATTCAGGAAATGGCAAAGGGAGAGGTGGAAACCGAAGCTATGTCTTCATCATTTCTCAAATTTTTGGATACTAACTTTAAATATGGAACAGCAACAATAACCTGGAATGAAGAGGCTGCCGACCGATATGTAGATGCTTTAAAAAAGTAA
- a CDS encoding serine hydrolase domain-containing protein, whose translation MKKFTLLFAICIFLMGVTNAQTTSIYKSHKLEEMTPESAGISAERLARIDKMCEEEVANGNLPGIVSLVARNGKIVHWKAYGVANEAGDKMERDAIFRIASQTKAITSTAVMMLWEEGKFQLDDPISKYIPEFKNQQILTNFRYSDTIWTGVPVKNEITIRNLLSHTSGIGYGAIDGDERFQMLYKKAGVTDLFTTKNITIEESVKKLAKMPLHHEPGTQFTYSEGLDVLGYFIEIVSGMPFDQYLKTHIFDPLGMEDTWFYQPEKNMDRLVEVQQPVNGEWQKYPVTFYDTDYPIKGAKTFFSGGAGLSSTAKDYAVFLQMYLNGGEYNGVRLLSRTTVDLILSNQIGEIWGDSDTKFGLAFELVTVKGQSKGGLGSMGTFNWGGYFNTQYFADPEENVIGIIMKQTQGPVNDVTGWKYRQLVFQTIDD comes from the coding sequence ATGAAGAAGTTTACACTACTTTTTGCCATTTGCATTTTTCTTATGGGCGTCACAAATGCCCAAACCACCTCTATTTATAAATCGCACAAACTGGAAGAAATGACACCGGAAAGTGCCGGTATTTCAGCCGAGCGTTTAGCACGCATCGATAAAATGTGTGAAGAAGAAGTGGCCAACGGAAATCTGCCAGGAATCGTATCGCTGGTAGCGCGCAATGGAAAAATCGTTCACTGGAAAGCTTACGGAGTTGCCAACGAAGCCGGCGACAAAATGGAGCGCGATGCTATTTTTCGTATTGCTTCACAAACGAAAGCAATTACTTCAACTGCCGTGATGATGCTTTGGGAAGAAGGCAAATTTCAGTTGGATGACCCAATTTCGAAATACATTCCGGAGTTTAAAAATCAGCAGATTTTAACAAATTTCAGATACAGCGATACTATCTGGACAGGCGTTCCTGTAAAAAATGAGATCACTATTCGCAACCTTTTATCTCATACTTCCGGAATTGGTTATGGTGCAATTGATGGCGATGAGCGTTTTCAAATGTTGTACAAAAAAGCCGGTGTTACTGACTTATTCACCACTAAAAATATTACCATTGAAGAGAGTGTGAAAAAGCTGGCTAAAATGCCGCTGCACCACGAACCGGGAACGCAGTTCACCTACAGCGAAGGATTGGATGTGTTGGGCTATTTTATCGAGATTGTTTCGGGAATGCCGTTCGATCAATACCTGAAAACACATATTTTCGATCCGCTTGGAATGGAAGACACCTGGTTTTACCAACCCGAAAAAAATATGGATCGGTTAGTTGAAGTTCAGCAGCCGGTTAATGGCGAATGGCAAAAGTACCCTGTAACTTTTTACGATACAGATTATCCGATAAAAGGAGCCAAAACATTTTTCTCGGGAGGAGCCGGTTTGTCGAGCACTGCAAAAGATTATGCTGTATTTCTGCAGATGTACCTGAATGGCGGAGAATACAACGGAGTTCGCCTTTTGAGCCGTACCACAGTTGACCTTATTCTTTCGAATCAGATTGGTGAAATCTGGGGCGATTCGGATACCAAATTTGGTTTAGCCTTTGAACTGGTAACCGTAAAAGGACAGAGTAAAGGTGGTTTGGGAAGCATGGGAACATTTAACTGGGGCGGTTACTTTAATACGCAGTATTTTGCCGATCCAGAAGAAAATGTGATCGGAATTATCATGAAACAAACACAAGGTCCGGTTAACGATGTTACCGGTTGGAAATATCGCCAGTTGGTATTTCAAACCATAGATGATTAG
- a CDS encoding PQQ-binding-like beta-propeller repeat protein, with protein sequence MSPLFVFLFILSACSTNEWPQLFGPNSNMVIQSKDLPTEWNDSLNIRWSADLEGEGWSSPIVLGDKIFIASSVLVKEAEKPEPKEEVQPQDGQPAPVDKSYETAVYRWQLSCLDAKTGEELWKQVSFEGNPRINKHVGSTYACETPVTDGKYVYAYYGMVGVYCYDLDGNLIWEKDLGAYPMLNGWGTGSSPMVYDGTLYVQVDNEESSFLVALDAATGEEKWKVNRDENTNYSTPVIWNNVNGNELIVMGKTICSYNPESGELIWQLRAGGNYGVPSPVFDAEHIYLGTAAGPGESTSLFAVKAGAKGDISLAEGETSNEWVEWSNPNTGLTNASPILYNGLIYVVASRGGLVSCVDAATGELYYQEKMSKVGACWASPWIYNDQLYFYDERGVTRILKTGKEFELLSENALDDKFWASVAPTSDAYIFKGVEKIYCVGR encoded by the coding sequence ATGTCTCCTTTATTCGTATTTCTATTTATCCTGTCGGCCTGTTCAACAAATGAGTGGCCGCAGTTATTTGGCCCCAACTCAAATATGGTGATCCAGTCAAAGGATTTACCAACCGAGTGGAATGATAGTTTAAATATCAGATGGAGTGCAGATTTGGAGGGTGAAGGCTGGTCGTCGCCAATCGTGCTGGGTGATAAAATTTTCATCGCATCATCGGTATTAGTGAAAGAAGCTGAAAAGCCGGAACCAAAAGAAGAGGTTCAACCACAAGACGGGCAACCAGCTCCGGTAGATAAAAGCTACGAGACTGCCGTGTATCGCTGGCAACTCTCGTGCCTGGATGCAAAGACCGGAGAAGAACTATGGAAACAGGTTTCTTTTGAAGGTAATCCACGAATTAATAAACATGTTGGAAGTACATATGCTTGCGAAACGCCGGTTACCGATGGAAAATATGTTTACGCTTATTATGGCATGGTTGGAGTATACTGTTACGATTTGGATGGAAACTTAATCTGGGAAAAAGACCTTGGTGCTTACCCCATGTTAAACGGATGGGGAACCGGATCATCGCCAATGGTTTACGATGGCACTCTTTACGTGCAGGTGGATAACGAAGAAAGTTCGTTCTTGGTAGCTTTGGATGCTGCAACCGGAGAAGAAAAATGGAAGGTAAATCGTGATGAGAATACAAACTACTCAACACCGGTTATCTGGAATAATGTAAATGGCAACGAACTGATTGTAATGGGAAAAACAATTTGCTCATACAATCCTGAAAGTGGAGAGCTTATCTGGCAATTAAGAGCCGGAGGGAATTATGGTGTTCCTTCTCCTGTATTTGATGCAGAACACATCTATTTGGGAACAGCTGCAGGTCCCGGCGAATCAACATCCTTATTTGCAGTTAAAGCAGGAGCGAAAGGTGATATTTCCTTGGCTGAAGGCGAGACATCGAATGAATGGGTAGAGTGGAGTAATCCAAACACCGGTCTTACAAATGCCTCTCCAATATTATACAACGGCCTGATTTACGTTGTTGCCAGCCGAGGAGGTTTGGTAAGCTGCGTTGACGCTGCAACCGGCGAGTTATATTACCAGGAAAAGATGAGTAAAGTAGGAGCTTGCTGGGCATCGCCGTGGATATACAACGATCAGTTGTATTTTTACGATGAGCGTGGCGTAACACGTATTTTGAAAACAGGAAAAGAGTTTGAACTATTAAGCGAAAATGCACTCGATGATAAATTTTGGGCATCGGTTGCTCCAACTTCCGACGCTTATATTTTCAAGGGAGTAGAAAAAATATATTGTGTAGGTAGATAG
- a CDS encoding Dps family protein yields the protein MKAKNQITVEKLNQLLADYQIHYQNLRGLHWNIKGQLFFALHARFEEYYNQAAEVVDEIAERILMLGGQPLHTFEDYTKTAKLGVVANVSEAKPAVESVLESQRYFLKSFNEILEVAGENNDEGTVAMMSDWIGHTEKEIWMLESFLA from the coding sequence ATGAAAGCAAAAAATCAAATTACAGTAGAGAAATTAAATCAGTTATTAGCAGATTATCAAATTCATTACCAAAACCTTCGTGGATTGCACTGGAACATTAAAGGTCAGTTATTCTTTGCCTTACACGCCCGTTTCGAAGAGTATTACAACCAGGCAGCAGAAGTTGTAGATGAAATTGCAGAACGTATTTTAATGCTGGGAGGTCAGCCATTACATACTTTCGAAGATTACACAAAAACTGCAAAATTAGGTGTTGTTGCCAATGTTTCGGAAGCAAAACCTGCCGTAGAAAGTGTATTGGAAAGCCAGCGTTACTTTCTGAAAAGCTTTAACGAAATACTTGAAGTTGCCGGAGAAAACAACGACGAAGGTACTGTCGCAATGATGAGCGACTGGATCGGTCATACAGAAAAAGAAATATGGATGCTGGAATCATTCCTGGCATAA